The following coding sequences lie in one Salmo salar chromosome ssa13, Ssal_v3.1, whole genome shotgun sequence genomic window:
- the LOC106567280 gene encoding forkhead box protein P1-B isoform X8: MMTPPVETLQQTLQQVLNPQQIQALLQQQKALMLHQQHIQDLCKKQQDQFNAQLLQQKHAEKSEQELTAQHMVIQQQFLQVQQQHLLSLQRQGLLSVLPSMSPSTAQGLVKGCEYSTSLPSGGEYPATFQKNLLHSQQSTTNGNHKSQPLKKKDGGPVDDHTQNTHPLYGHGMCKWSGCEAVFGDFQAFLEHLNSEHTLDDKSTAQCRVQMQVVQQLELQLKKDRERLQAMMSHLKSSEQMSKPATPTVDLMPNVAFSQVTFPKVLPPMSLSQSATAPSTPLTPPPTSSIITPNTLPTVSPGRRRYSDKFSKNMNQDIVQNKEFYVSTEVRPPFTYAALIRQAVFESPYKQLTLNEIYNWFTQTFAYFRRNAATWKNAVRHNLSLHKCFVRVENVKGAVWTVDEMEFQRRRPQKPAGEGSFRRENTGHGHSSASLTPKAEWLDSSIPPFNPASIGAPSLSSLPYMFQQEEMNATLWYGNGSYSDSSEEQYPMHPLVKEELMDEEAYENVPHDCSETESSDEHSSDVDQDEDGGSPERPNLQLAHVPSQ, from the exons ATGATGACACCTCCGGTGGAGACTCTTCAGCAGACACTGCAGCAGGTCCTCAATCCACAGCAAATCCAGGCCCTGCTCCAGCAGCAGAAAGCACTCATGTTACACCAG CAACACATACAGGATCTCTGCAAGAAACAGCAGGACCAGTTCAACGCCCAGCTCCTACAGCAGAAGCATGCTGAGAAGTCAGAGCAAGAG CTAACAGCTCAGCACATGGTCATCCAGCAGCAGTTCTTGCAAGTCCAACAGCAGCACCTCCTCAGCCTCCAGAGACAgggtctcctgtctgtcctgccCTCCATGAGCCCCTCTACAGCTCAGG GTTTAGTGAAAGGGTGTGAGTATAGTACtagcctgccctctggtggtgaGTATCCAGCCACTTTTCAGAAGAACCTGCTCCACAGCCAGCAGTCCACCACGAATGGGAATCATAAATCACAGCCCCTAAAGAAGAAAGACGG TGGTCCTGTGGATGATCACACACAAAACACTCACCCTCTCTATGGACACGGCATGTGCAAATGGTCTGGCTGTGAGGCTGTCTTTGGAGACTTTCAGGCTTTTCTCGA ACATCTGAACAGTGAACATACACTGGATGACAAGAGTACAGCACAGTGTCGAGTGCAGATGCAGGTTGTTCAGCAGCTAGAGCTGCAG TTGAAAAAAGACAGAGAACGTCTGCAAGCCATGATGTCTCACCTCAAATCctctgagcaaatgtcaaaaccAGCAACACCAACG GTGGATCTTATGCCCAACGTTGCCTTCTCCCAGGTGACATTTCCCAAGGTGCTTCCTCCCATGAGCTTGTCTCAAAGTGCCACTGCTCCTTCCACACCCCTGACACCTCCCCCGACCTCCTCTATCATCACTCCCAACACCCTGCCTACTGTGAGCCCTGGGAGGAGACGGTACTCAGACAAGTTCAGCAAGAACATGAATCAAG ATATTGTTCAGAATAAAGAGTTCTACGTCAGTACGGAAGTTAGACCTCCATTTACATATGCAGCCCTAATAAGACAG GCAGTATTTGAATCACCCTATAAGCAGCTGACACTAAATGAAATCTACAATTGGTTCACACAAACGTTTGCATATTTCAGACGCAATGCAGCAACATGGAAG AACGCAGTGAGACACAACCTCAGCCTCCACAAGTGTTTTGTGCGAGTGGAGAATGTAAAAGGAGCTGTGTGGACAGTTGATGAGATGGAGTTCCAGAGGAGAAGGCCCCAGAAGCCTGCTGGTGAAGG ATCATTCAGAAGAGAGAACACTGGCCATGGTCACAGCTCAGCTTCCCTTACTCCTAAG GCTGAATGGCTAGATAGTAGTATACCTCCATTCAACCCAGCTTCCATAGGCGCTCCCTCTCTGAGCTCTCTGCCCTATATGTTCCAGCAGGAGGAGATGAATGCAACTCTCTGGTATGGGAATGGGTCCTACAGTGACAGCAGTGAAGAGCAGTACCCTATGCACCCCCT CGTAAAAGAAGAGCTAATGGACGAGGAGGCATATGAGAATGTGCCCCATGACTGTTCTGAGACTGAGAGCTCTGATGAACACAGCTCAGATGTGGACCAAGACGAAGATGGCGGTAGCCCAGAAAGACCCAACCTGCAGCTGGCTCATGTGCCTTCGCAATGA
- the LOC106567280 gene encoding forkhead box protein P1-B isoform X7 → MMTPPVETLQQTLQQVLNPQQIQALLQQQKALMLHQQHIQDLCKKQQDQFNAQLLQQKHAEKSEQEQLTAQHMVIQQQFLQVQQQHLLSLQRQGLLSVLPSMSPSTAQGLVKGCEYSTSLPSGGEYPATFQKNLLHSQQSTTNGNHKSQPLKKKDGGPVDDHTQNTHPLYGHGMCKWSGCEAVFGDFQAFLEHLNSEHTLDDKSTAQCRVQMQVVQQLELQLKKDRERLQAMMSHLKSSEQMSKPATPTVDLMPNVAFSQVTFPKVLPPMSLSQSATAPSTPLTPPPTSSIITPNTLPTVSPGRRRYSDKFSKNMNQDIVQNKEFYVSTEVRPPFTYAALIRQAVFESPYKQLTLNEIYNWFTQTFAYFRRNAATWKNAVRHNLSLHKCFVRVENVKGAVWTVDEMEFQRRRPQKPAGEGSFRRENTGHGHSSASLTPKAEWLDSSIPPFNPASIGAPSLSSLPYMFQQEEMNATLWYGNGSYSDSSEEQYPMHPLVKEELMDEEAYENVPHDCSETESSDEHSSDVDQDEDGGSPERPNLQLAHVPSQ, encoded by the exons ATGATGACACCTCCGGTGGAGACTCTTCAGCAGACACTGCAGCAGGTCCTCAATCCACAGCAAATCCAGGCCCTGCTCCAGCAGCAGAAAGCACTCATGTTACACCAG CAACACATACAGGATCTCTGCAAGAAACAGCAGGACCAGTTCAACGCCCAGCTCCTACAGCAGAAGCATGCTGAGAAGTCAGAGCAAGAG CAGCTAACAGCTCAGCACATGGTCATCCAGCAGCAGTTCTTGCAAGTCCAACAGCAGCACCTCCTCAGCCTCCAGAGACAgggtctcctgtctgtcctgccCTCCATGAGCCCCTCTACAGCTCAGG GTTTAGTGAAAGGGTGTGAGTATAGTACtagcctgccctctggtggtgaGTATCCAGCCACTTTTCAGAAGAACCTGCTCCACAGCCAGCAGTCCACCACGAATGGGAATCATAAATCACAGCCCCTAAAGAAGAAAGACGG TGGTCCTGTGGATGATCACACACAAAACACTCACCCTCTCTATGGACACGGCATGTGCAAATGGTCTGGCTGTGAGGCTGTCTTTGGAGACTTTCAGGCTTTTCTCGA ACATCTGAACAGTGAACATACACTGGATGACAAGAGTACAGCACAGTGTCGAGTGCAGATGCAGGTTGTTCAGCAGCTAGAGCTGCAG TTGAAAAAAGACAGAGAACGTCTGCAAGCCATGATGTCTCACCTCAAATCctctgagcaaatgtcaaaaccAGCAACACCAACG GTGGATCTTATGCCCAACGTTGCCTTCTCCCAGGTGACATTTCCCAAGGTGCTTCCTCCCATGAGCTTGTCTCAAAGTGCCACTGCTCCTTCCACACCCCTGACACCTCCCCCGACCTCCTCTATCATCACTCCCAACACCCTGCCTACTGTGAGCCCTGGGAGGAGACGGTACTCAGACAAGTTCAGCAAGAACATGAATCAAG ATATTGTTCAGAATAAAGAGTTCTACGTCAGTACGGAAGTTAGACCTCCATTTACATATGCAGCCCTAATAAGACAG GCAGTATTTGAATCACCCTATAAGCAGCTGACACTAAATGAAATCTACAATTGGTTCACACAAACGTTTGCATATTTCAGACGCAATGCAGCAACATGGAAG AACGCAGTGAGACACAACCTCAGCCTCCACAAGTGTTTTGTGCGAGTGGAGAATGTAAAAGGAGCTGTGTGGACAGTTGATGAGATGGAGTTCCAGAGGAGAAGGCCCCAGAAGCCTGCTGGTGAAGG ATCATTCAGAAGAGAGAACACTGGCCATGGTCACAGCTCAGCTTCCCTTACTCCTAAG GCTGAATGGCTAGATAGTAGTATACCTCCATTCAACCCAGCTTCCATAGGCGCTCCCTCTCTGAGCTCTCTGCCCTATATGTTCCAGCAGGAGGAGATGAATGCAACTCTCTGGTATGGGAATGGGTCCTACAGTGACAGCAGTGAAGAGCAGTACCCTATGCACCCCCT CGTAAAAGAAGAGCTAATGGACGAGGAGGCATATGAGAATGTGCCCCATGACTGTTCTGAGACTGAGAGCTCTGATGAACACAGCTCAGATGTGGACCAAGACGAAGATGGCGGTAGCCCAGAAAGACCCAACCTGCAGCTGGCTCATGTGCCTTCGCAATGA